The genomic interval TTGGCCCAGCCTATGACGCTGACCAGTTCCTTGTCGTAAATATCACTAAGGACGCTTAGTATCTCATTGGGatcattgttattgttgttttggaAAATGCAAGTCCCATTGGGCGTAACTCCAACGCTGGACTCCAGTTTTATGCTGCCCGAGGAGGATGAGGCCTCATCATTAGTTATGCTAGTCGTGTGCACTTGCGGTGGCGGCGTTTGGACGCTCAAGGCATCCGGCTCATAGGAATTAAGCACCTCAAGGATCTTGACATCGCACAGCGAGGTGGTGTTGGATTGGTAGAGCAGCTGCATAGTCTGGTAAGAGTTTGATACAGGATTCCTTCGGTACTTCTGCCGTCCTCCACGAACTCGATCCAAACGCACACCCTCCTGAAAAGTCAAAGCAATTAGAGTTTAGGAACTTCAACTCGAGACTATGAAATTACCTTGAGCATGCCCATTAGTAGACATTTCTGGAAGCGACACGCTTGGCAGGCCTTGCGTCTCCGCTTGTTAATCTCACACTCGTTGTTCGCCGGACACGTGTACTCTATGTTGCCTTGGATGGTGCGTTTAAAGAACGCTTTGCAAGCCTCACAGCTCGCCACACCATAGTGGAATCCACTGGCCACATCGCCACAAACCAAACACAATCGACGAAGCTCGTCCCTGACGGATCCCGATCCAGTTCCGGCACTCGCATTGTTCGCATTTCCACCACTCGTACCACCACCTCCGCCATTGCCGCCACTTGTACCACTTCCCTTCAAACTATCGCCATCATTGCTTAAGGATACATTGTGCAAATCGCAGGATAGTGAGGTCGTCGAGCTGCAGAGCTGCCTTTCCGGCGAAACCGAGGGCGAGGATTTCAGGCCGTTTGTGCCACTCTGCGTGGCCGTTGACTTGGAGCTGGGACTGAAGCAGGAGGCCGATGGAGTGTCCACCTCCTGTTTGATGTGCAAGATGCTGACGCCGTCGGACATGTTCGTGCCTTGGCTGGGCGAGAAAAAAAAGAGTTGCGGATAAGATAAGCAATATGTTTGAACAAGTTAAATCCTTTGATTTGAACTTCAAGAAGGTGATTGATTAGAAAGAGGATTCGAGATACAAGGCTAAGGATAAATGATATTATACCATATGAGGATAAACCTAAAATGCGGCGAGGAATGAACAAGTAAAGAGTTGAAATGTGGGAAAAACGTTTAATTTCGCCAAATCACCGCGATAAAGATCGCTTTACTTTAATGTCAAATAGAACGCGATGCACAGTGGTAAACATTGAACCTAAAATCGGGTACTTCACAATGCCAACGCTGTTATCTGTACTTATGAATGAGTAGTCCCAGTGAAGCCCACAGTGCTGGGCCAGTCGCACGAAACCTGGTCACGGAATTCTTAATGAATGCAAAATGTAATTGTAATTAAGCCgcgcaaaaaccaaaacaaacgGCGGTCCGCCCAGTGCAATTCGAATGCGATCCCCGATCCACAAGTGAACGTATGCAAGCTCGATAGCTTACCCTTCTCCCGCATAGAACTTCATCGGTGGTCGTGGAAAAGTACGGGACAGAAATGAACTAAAAACCGAACCGCGCGCCGTGAGTGCGATAACAGCACTGTGCGTGGAGTACCTTCCAGCTGAAGGTACTACAAATCACGACGCACAGTGCTGACATTGATTAGGCAAAAGCGAAGTAAATTAAAATCGGAAAGGGACAGTGGTGGAAGCGAAGCTTAAATACCCTACCAATAGGCAACCAATTGGAATGGCAGCACTCTGACCTCATTATCAGCTAGGCACTGAACACGAGTCTATATTTAGACTAGTCATATACAATATACATAATCTGTCTGTCTGGAAATGGTCAAATATCCTTACTACCGTATAGTTCCTACAACTCGTGGGTTGCTGCACCCAGACAACTCTGTGGCAGGGTATAAAACGCTGGCAAAGACAATGGGGGGCAGTAGTGGTGTAGTAAGTAGACGGCGGACGACATCGGCCAGGTTGCAGATGAAAGATAAGCAGCACTAAGCACTCTGCTCTTATCAGCCCGAGGGAAGCCAAAGCCAGGAGATTGTGATTGCGGCCCAAGGTGGGCCTGTCCGCCTCTGTTTACATACTTACATAAAATCGTTCTGAGGATCTTTTGTGTAATCAGCTCCACTGTAACAACGTCAATACATATCGGCCTCCTCGACCGTTTGCATGTAGTACTTGTTTTGGTCCGAGTTGAGCACCTTCTTGTTATTGCTTCTGTATTCGTTTCTCTGCATTTTTCGATGCTCGAGTCTTTATTGTTTATTCACTGGTCATTATTGCTGGGCATCGTGGCTTTTGGCGACCATCGGGGATTCAGTTGCACTTTCTATGAGAATGCAGACAGCATCTGCATCGATTTTGTGCGTCTGGATtgggatttggatttggcACTCGGGCAAGGCACGAAACGTCACTCTGCGCGGATACGAGTCACATTGTTTGGGGGCTCTTTAGTGTGAGCATGCTGTTCTCGCTGGTTTTCGCGCAGATATTTGCATATTGGAAAGATTgaaatgtaatttttattttcttttttggtgaaCCAGACCTGACCAGGGCTGGCAAACACTGAACACCTTCGGGGAGCCAGGGATGGTGCTGGCTCGTGCTCACGACTCGGTGGTTCGCTTTTCGGAACTATAACActgccaaaattaatttacagacttatttatttttacaaataaaaattacaataattTATATACTCATTTACATAATGTTGTACTCTAAAATAACTAACAATGTCATATAGTTTTATTAGTTTCATGGTAGCTGCTTATCCTTAATGCAAGTGAATGATTTCTAAAGTTAGTCAAATTCGGAGTAGTCGCTGCGTTTTCCAGCACTGGCGCATGCAACTCTGCCCTCGATTCGCACTCCCTGGTTCGCTCTGCTCTGTTGCTGTTCCACTTGCCTTTGTGTGGGTGCTGGTGTGTGTGCAAAACAGAGCAAAAACAATTGCGCGACAGGAAATCCAAATATCATTAAACATTACGTGGATCAGTTAAATAAACGCCTTGCAGCCAACCACTAGTCAACAGCGGTGTCCTGCGTATATTGATAGGGCCGAGGCAGAGGTGTTAGCGCTACAAATAGGTACAAATAAACGATTCCCAGTCACGTATGTACATTTCGCAAGCGTCtgggtgtgtgttttgtttgttgttgttgcttttatcAGCAGCCCCAAAAAGTGTACACACACTAGTGCAAAGTTTGTTATTGTATTtattaacatatatttactgCTTTGGCCCACGCTTTGTTTGCGCCATTCGCCATTCCGTAATGCGCCATCGGTAAATCGCGAGATCAACACATTTCCCTGGCCGATCAGTCCGATATAGCTAACGATTTACGTCCAATCTGTTGCAGGACCCCAGCCCCTCCCACAAAGAAACCATGATGAGCCTGCTCGGGCGCACCGATGTGGATGCGGGCGAAGTGTTCGTCAACTTCAACCAGAATATAACGTAAGTTACAGTGCACACTGGCTAAAGGGAACGATGATAAAGTTGTGCCAGTAATATTTGTTCTACTTATGTTTGTATATAATTGCTATTAATTTAGTTTACAAACTATATGAGTCATAGTTTTTGCGAAGCGAATTAAAATTCTTAACACCACCTACTACTTGCTAACCCACTCACACTTTCCACCCTTTCAGTTCCCTGGCCGTGGCCACCAGTGGAGGCTACAGCCTGTACAGCCTGGGCTCCGTGGACTCGACCCTGGACAAGATCTACCACACGAAAAGCGATGAACTGTTCCTCATCGAGCGTCTGTTCGAGAGCTCCCTGGTGGCCATAGTTTCCCAGCGAGCACCACGCAAGCTCAAGGTGTGCCACTTTAAGAAGCAGAGCGAGATCTGCAACTACTCGTATGCAAACACAATACTGGCCGTAAAGCTCAATCGCGAGCGATTGATTGTGTGCCTGGAGGAGTCATTGTATATCCACAATATCCAGGACATGAAGGTGGTGCACACCATACGCGACACACCGTGCAATCCGCAGGGTCTTTGCGCCCTCTCCTCGTCCTCGGAGCACTGCTATTTGGCCTATCCGGGCAGCGTGACTGCTGGCGAGGTACAGATCTTTGATGCCATCAACTTGCACGCCAAGACCATGATTCCCGCCCACGACACACCCCTGGCGGCATTGGCCTTTAGTCCCTCGGGCACGGAGATAGCTACGGCCAGTGAGCGTGGCACGGTGATCCGAGTCTTCAGCTCCCAGGATGGCAGTCGACTCTTTGAACTGCGACGGGGACTAAAGCGCTGTGTGTCCATCGTTTCGCTGTCGTTTAGCACGTGCGCCGAGTATCTGGTGTCCAGCTCCAACACCGAGACGGTTCACATCTTCCGGCTGGATCGCAGTGCCACGGAAACGGCCGAAGGCCATGGCAGCAAGCAGTCGAGCGACGACTGGATGGGGTAAGCGGTGTTGGATTCGGATAAATCAACTTATCGTTGTAGCTTTTGTAGATTGTTGTACTTTCTGCTCGATGCAGTTATGGCTTATAGTCAACTATTAAGGTGTGGGTGTTCTGTACATAATCGCTATTACCTCCCGACTCCTATGTTTGAAACCAAACCCATCTGCTATCATCCACGGCTTTCGtcgaattattaatattaaatgtcACATCTGTTCAGTTCCAAGAACCTTTTCCCATCTGGTTTAGTAATATATAAATCCATTTCAACTATTATTTTCATTGACCACACTGATCCATTTATATGTACAAATGTAGTCCTCTcatttttaacatatttaaaaGAATTGGTTTTAATACTAAAGCTTTGTGTCTAAAAGGAAATCATTCAAGGGTTTCTCaactaaatattatttgtaaATTAAAGTCAAGCAAGAGAGAACCAAAATGCCAATACAGAACTGCCGACATCATTTTGAACAGCGATTTTGATGAAAACAAGCCCAGATCAAAGTATCTTTTTTTGTACAGGACTTaggaatttttgattttttttatatttctcgTGTGGCACTTGACATTTATctatttttcttttctttcattttgcGAATCCACCAAACACGTACCAACCAACCAcctcaacaacaacaaccacaactaCTCAACCACTCACCATATCTACTCTCTCATGCAAGTTACTCGTTTTTTAGATTCTTGAGCAAAACGGTCACCAGCTACCTGCCCACGCAGGTGACCGACGTGTTTAGCCAAGGCCGTGCCTTCGCCTCGGTCACTCTGCCGGAGGCGGGAGTGCGCAGGATGTGCGCCATTACCACGATACAAAAGCAGCTAAGGTGAGTCTAGCTCGGATCGCAGTTTTGTTTTCAGTTCAATTTGCAACGAAGAACGCACGGGGCGAAAAAAAAGGCATAAAATTCTACCTAGTTATAAAGGATTTCGAAAAACTACAATTCAATGCGAGCTTAATACCTTAGGTAGGGATTTTGGGTTCTAGAAACCAATGCCCTTGTTCCGCGTAAATCATTTACACTACCTACTTTATCTGGCTTTATATGGGTTACATATGTTTGAATTTCCCTGTACTCTGTTGAAATGTACTTAATATGCTCTTTGCAAGAGCAACCTATTTTTGATATGGgtttataaaacaaaaattgagTCACGTGCAAATTGAACTATAAACTAATTATCCTCGCCTCTATTTCAGTTCTAATTAACGGTCCATTCTGTTGCATTTGCAGACTGCTGATTGCCTCACAGGATGGGTACTTGTACGTGTATTCCATTCCCACCGTCGAGGGTGCAGAGTGTCAGCTAATAAAGAGGCACGACCTGCGGCTGGAGGACCACTATGCCATGGATATCAAAGGTGCTTAACTGTTCGCTTCTCGCACACACTTCACACTTACACACATCCCAACCAAACCCACAATCGAAACAAATTCTCTAGTTGATTCACCTCAAACTCTAGGCCTGAACAGTGGCGTGAGCATTGGCGGAGCAGCTGGAGTTCCGCCGAGCAGTGCAGGTGCGGCCGGAGCAGGCACTGGTGGAAGTGGCGGTGATGGCAAGTCGGCTGTTTCTGTTACCGGTGGTGTCGACAAACCAAGTAGCTCCTATGCGTCGGCCGTGAAGGGTGACGATCCCGTGGGACCCTCATCCGCTTAGACAAGGGCAATGATCAAAAATGAGAGATGCAGCGATGGTAAACGAAACTCACTCCTCAAAGTAATAAGGACGATGATGCTAAAGTGATTGCAATGATGCTTGGCGACTGGCGGCTGgcgacggcggcggcgataatgatgatgatttAACGACGGTGGCTCTGTGGCGTCAAGCGtatttaagtaaataaataggTCATAGACTTAATTTAGCTCTTAACGTTGTCAGCGATGATTCTTCCTCGTTTTGTACCAGCCAATATTCCTTTGTGCGGCCTCTCCCTAcccaaaacatttttttagtTCTAAGCCCCCGTTCCTGGCGCTGCCATTGGAATGTGAAATGCTTTTGTCATACACTCCTAAGTTAGttgttaattaataatttagaCGGATTTACAGATTCGCTTTGATATTTGAGTTGCCAGCtttttatacaaaataaacGGCCTTTGCAAATTAgttcttaattttttattttaccaGTCCTCGCGCCCTCATCCCTTGACAATCCACCGAACTCGATTTGTATGTAAAGTTCTCGCCTAGCTATGGTTTAATCATATCGAAATATCTTGGATTAAGCACGTACACCacacctatatatatatattaaatcttcaatttaaaattaaacattcaGCTAGCGACACGATGAGTGAAATGAAATTCGAAAAATCGGAGAGTGCAATGGAGGAACAATTTTCGGCATATATAAATAGAATATATTTTGTACAAAGTCAAATATTTTAGAACATAATGtttaaaatggaaaaaacaGTTTACAAACGAAACTCATACGCTACTTTATTgtattcaataaattatttgaattaaacatttttttgccttttcgatgtctaaaaatatattataatatttttttctttatttggcTAAATTCCTcgtggcaaaaacaaaattttcgaaatatttaaaattggcgaacaatttttaaattgtgtGTTTTTCAACACTGTAGGATGGGAAAATTGTGGTACACTTTTGGtataatttataaaagtttCCGCGGTCACACTGAGCGGtgctaaaaaatatattaggattaaattaaataaattgcgTGAAATACGAGAAAATTAAAAGTTATATTACTTCCACGGACGCGCGAGATGAAGGAGAACAACAAGATCCTCCAGCTCATCTATGTGGCGTGGCGCGAGCGCTGGACGGACTCCCAGTGGGGCATCAACATAAAAAAGGCAAGGCAACCCAAGCAAATCAACACACCGAACTATCAATATTCGTGTTTACCAATATATTGTAAATGCAATGAGGCCTGTACATTGAGAATTTTAGGGGTTCAAGTTGCCCGTCTCCGTGCTTTTGGTCTTGGGCTCGAAAACCGGATCCTCTGCCTGGGACAGGGCCAAAACCAGTTGGCGCTGCTTTACGGAGAGATTCCGGGGTATACGCACCTTCAGCGTGACGATGTGGTTGCCCACGCCCTCCTTGGAGCGCACCCCCTTGCCATTGAGCACCACCTGGGTGTGTGATTGGGTGCCCGGCTCCACACGCAGCTCCACGGTTTCGTACAGACCCCGTATGTGAAAGGATCCGCCCAGGATGGCCTCCGATATGTTTAGGTGCTTGTCGCTTAGAATGTCATTGCCAACGCGACGGAAATAGTCGCTAGACGGCACCGACAAGCGGTAGGTGACCTGCTGCTTGGTTTCCGGATTAATAAGGTTCACCACATCTCCGTCCCGGGATCCTGAAGGCACCGAGACCATTACGTCCACGCTGGACACTACAAATCCCCGATTCGAACAGGTTTCGCAGTCGTTGCGATTTGTGAATCGCTTGCCCTTGCACTGCGTGCATGTGTTCACCGATGAGAAGGTTGGCGTTTTGGTCATGACCTTTCCAGTCCCATTGCATCGCCGACAGGGTTCCTTGCCCACATCCCGATGCGCCATCAATTGCGACTTGCCCTTGCAGGTCTCGCACTTCCGCAGGTAGCGCAGCTCTATCCGCTTCTTGCATCCCACTGTCGCCTCAAGGAAGTCAAGTGGCAGATCGAACTCGTTACTCTTCAGTTTGTTGATCTCTAGATGGCGATTGAAGTATCGTGTTCATACCATGGTGTGTGATGAATCTAAAATCCGTCTGCTTACCATCATTTGTCGTCTTATCCGAATCAAACTTCTTGGCCTCCTCGAGGCCCACATTCAAGGGATTGCCCGCCTGTTCGAGAAAAGCGCGCTCATCCTTAATCCCGCCCAGCTGATCGTACTCCAAGCGCTTCGTCTCATCGGTTAGAATGTTATAGGCGTTGGACAGCTCCTGGAAGTGCTTCAACTTTTGTTCCGAGTGCGTGGAGTCGGGATGATAGCGCTTGGCCAGCGCATAGAAAGCCGATCTGATTTGCTGGATGGTGGCGTGCCTGTTGACGCCCAACACTTTATAGTAGTAGTCCTTGGGCATGCCGCGGCTTGGCGGGTACTTAACAGCCGGAGATGACACCTGTTGAGGCGTGGCTCCCGCTGACGTTCGCTTCGCTTCCCGCTGGCGATCTGGATAGTAGGCCGGTTTCGTGGTCCTGAACTGATATTGACTGATGAATCGCATACAGATGCAGCAGGCTGCGACAGCGGGAGCGCGGCCCAACTCCAGGCAATGTGCCGTCCACCTACAGTTATCCGTTGCAGCTCCGCTGATTAAAGTGCTTAACACGTCTCCAGGACtgcgaaataattttaaacGAAACATTTCTTATCGCGTAACGAAATATGCAACTATGTATAAGTGGAAATCCTAACTAGATTTTTATgttgttctgtttctgtttattttatggGGTTGTGACCCAGATATCGTGTTAAAGTTTGACAGGAAAAGAAAATGTTTCATTATTGTCCCTCCCTTGATTACTATTTCAGGTGCTCCCGAGAGGAGTCAGTGGAGATGTATACAATCTGGCGGACTGTTTGATGCAGCAGGCACTCATTGGCTCCACGGCAAATCCGGTGAGTAGTTGATTTGATTATTGAGATTGTTTTCTAGATTGTAATTTATGCCTTTCAGTTGGTTCTTAACTACCTGAAGCACTCACTGTGCGCCCATCTCGTTTCTCACGCTGCTGTCCTTCGGTGCATTGCTAAATATGACAAATTGGAGCGCGTATATTGCATTACAGCGCTACTTGAATTCCTGGCCAGCATCGTGGATGGCGTTACCTGCCGGTAAGTCCTTTTAGTTTTATAAGTCTTTAAAAAGCAGGAGTAAACATAACTGCTCATTCCTATTTCCAGAATAAAATCTGAGGAAGCGGTTTTACCGAGTTCCGTCGTCCACTTGGTGTACTGGCTGCTTCAAATCTTCGCCAGAACTGTGCAGCACTATGAACTGTATGGCGAGATTAGCGCTGAGCAATCATACATGCTGGACCAGACCTGCGTGGTGATAGATCGGCTTAGCCAGCAGCAGTTTCTGCTGTCTATGCTGTACGTGGGCTGTCACGAAGAGCTCGATATATGTGGACGGATTCGGGATAAGTACGCTACCATCAAGGGATCGTTGACGAACTCAAACTTTACGCTAAACGCACCACAAGTGGAGCAGCAATTGCAGCAGTTGGCCTTTATAGAAGCCAAGCATCTTGAAATGCAGCCACTTAATCCGCCGCCAACACTCGAGAAGATCTCGTGCTGCGTGCAACCCTTACTGGCGGTGGAAGTGCTGCTCAATCCGTGCAAGGACACCAGCTACTACGTGGCTGAGTTGCAGATGCTGCAACGATTAAAGAAATACTCCAATACACGCCTCTTCTACGAAATCATCCGTGCTGGATTCCTCACGCTGAGCAATGTTGCGGATACAAGTCCTGACACTATGTGGGGTGCCTTTATGTTCTTTAAAATGCCGCACATCATTAAGCAATTGCACGCCCTGCAACGGATTCCCGGGGAGCAACCACCACCGGCCGATTACATACCCGAGTTGGTGGAGGCTTTGGAACTGCTCATCGAGGACAATCTGCTGCTGGACTTCATGGATACCAAGTGCTCGTGCAATATGATCGAGTTCCTTTTGAATGACTGGACCAAGCAACAACTAGTCAATGATGTCCACGTGAAGAAGTTCGCCAGTCAAAGGTTAGTCGAGAGATCATGCATTTTGTACACCCATCTTAATTATGTAATTTAAAACGAACTCTTCCAGGGAAGCCGCCTCTCAATTACTCAAGAAATGTGACAATGGCCAACAGACACCCTCCAATATAAACTTCATCAAGCGCGCAGAGGTTCCGCTCTCCGGAGTACTAAAGACGCTGTGCACCAACAAAGTGCAGGACATGGTGAATGTCCTTTGCCAGGTGCCGGTGGGCAACAGCTTCGAGTTGATTCTTTCAGTGGCTACCGTCGAGGGTCGCCTCAAGACATTCGTATCGCGTCTGATCCAATGCAATGAGAACTCCAAGCCGGTGCCGGGCGAGCTGGGCAAGCTGTGCGTCATCCGGTCCACGCTGTTTGATGTTTCCTTCCTAATGCTGACTAGCATTGTGCAGACCTATGGATCCGATGTTCGTAAACCCCCCAAATAACTATATTATTACGCTGCAATTTTAATGAATTCTTGTTTATTTCAGGTGGTCTTATCTGAGCGGGGTGACTCATTTTTTGAGAAATGGGTGCGTGAGTGCATGGTGGAAAGAAATAAGCTTAAGAATCCGCGTCAAATTCTCGCCCTCTGTGATGACAGTATTGTCGACGAGCTATTGCTTAGCTTCAGTAAACCAGAGGCAGCACAACTGAAGGCAAACAACTTAAGTTGGCAGGAGACTTGCCTTAATCTGCCCGGAGTGCTTCATCATGTGCTAATAGCTTGGGAGCAGGAAACGCTATCCTCGGCGGACGTTAAAAGTATTCTGGACAATATTAAGAGAAGACTTTTCAGCTTTTCCGTTTGCGCCACTAGTTTTCTGTGCGCCTACATGTATTCGGTGAAGGAAACGGAACTTCTGAAACCACTAAACATGATTCAGCAGTTTCTGGCTCCGTTGACCAGCGAAGAGCTTTCCAGCCAAGAAAACGCCAAGGAGCGACTAGCTCTGTCCTATCAGATTATCAGAAAAATGCAACACGATGTGCATCCTGCCCCAAGTACCAAATCCCGCCTCATTTCACATTCCCCGCTGGTCGAGCAGTTTCGGGAGGTGTGGCGAACAGTAGTCGATGCTGGTCACCTGCCCGTTCGCGCCGCTCAGTCATTGGAGTCGCTTCTGCTAGCCGGCGGCGCGGCGTGGCTGTCCACGCAGTTGGTGGAGCAACTGCTGGCCTGCAAGTACACAAGGGATATGTCGCGTACCATGGACGTTGTGTTTGCCGTGATGCACCTCGACATTGAGAAGACCACTGAGGCGTTGCTGCAGTACGTGGTGGCTCCACTTATACTGCGACGACAAGGGTAAATACCAATATTTTCTTCTGTatattatttcatttattattatcTACAAATCGAATCGATTTAGCAAGAAAGGATGTAAAAATTGAAACTGCTATGATAGAACTCGTACTCACAATTTGGCAATCTTTTTTTCTAGTGAGGACATTAATGAGCCCCAATCCCTGGTACTGGCCCGCCTCTGTGTTTATTGTATTATTTCCTGCCTGGAGAGCCGCAAAGGAAATGGCAGTTCGGCTTTGACGGCCATGAAGAAGCGGTCGAGATCTCACGATGAGGAGGAACTGGCGGCCAATGCAGCCAAAGTGCGCAAGGTGATTGGCGATGGCAGCGACAACTCCAGCGACTTTACGGACACTACAACCGGAGCTGGCCTGGCAGCTTTATTGGGCTCCACTTCCACATCTGAACTGCGGACTACGCCGCTTACTCTAAGAGAACCACTACAGACGAGCGTGCAGCACATTTTCGCAGTGTTCCTGCAGTTTGTCAGTGGAGATGAACTATCGCCCAAGGCCGTTTTTGTTTATCAGTTCATCTCGCTGCTGGTGGAATGCGGTGGGGAGAGGGTCGCTCCCGTCCTGCGCTTGCTGCCCAACGTCCTGGTGCAACAGCTCCTGAAAGTTTTGGTCACCGACGACATAAAAGTGGGTCTCATCAGCAGATTATACGATCTGCGAATCCAGGCAGGAAGACTATCCGCTGTGTCTGATCTTTGCCTGTGGCGAAATATGCAGATGGCCAGGCACAGCATTCATCTGTGAGGGATTTGGAGGATTGCCACATTGGGTATGCCGATTATGATTAAGAGACGGGTGGGCGAAATTGCTAAATGAATTGTATTAAAAACTAGAAATTGGTGACTTGACTCGGCTTCTTCTTTGCACGCAGTGGATTTTGCTTTCGTTTATTACAATAATTTGTTGTCGCCGATGTTCGTCTGTGTTTTGCTTCATCTTCTTCAGTTAGCGGGTGTAGGGAGAGGTGTATGGACAGGCTTAAAGTAAGAGACCTTGCGATTCCCTATATCACTTGAGCAGACAGCACTCGAAGTAGGTCTCGCCCACACAACCTCCGCGCATCGCCTTCTTTACATTGTTCTCGAACTGACGGCGGTTGGTCTGCAGGACGTCGGCCGCCTCCTTGTTGAGCGGATCCTCGGGATTGGGTTCCTGGAAGCAGTTGATTTGGATTAGTAATACTGTGTaataacaaaaacataaataatgaTCTTTAAGTggtatacataactatatcatgtttttttgtttgttttcgttaataatttaaacatttatattgAATTATTTCAGTGGACATTCAATTAAGCACAATTAGAAATCAATTGTTCACATAACAAGACATACAAACTTAATTGTATCTTGAAAACTGTGGCTGTTGATCAAGACTTATGGAACAAAGCGTATAGCCTCTAAAAGAACACAAATCTCGAAATACAAACCAGGAATAGAAACTGCAAGCCATAGACGATGGAGTTGATGTTCAGCACTGGGTTCCAGTCCTCGCGCAGAATGTTGAGGCAGACGTTGCCATCCAGGTCAATATTGGGATGGTACACCTGGGTGGCGCACTTCACCTTGGGCGGCTCGTGCGGATAGTTGGATCCGACG from Drosophila mauritiana strain mau12 chromosome 3L, ASM438214v1, whole genome shotgun sequence carries:
- the LOC117139176 gene encoding WD repeat domain phosphoinositide-interacting protein 2 isoform X3; this encodes MMSLLGRTDVDAGEVFVNFNQNITSLAVATSGGYSLYSLGSVDSTLDKIYHTKSDELFLIERLFESSLVAIVSQRAPRKLKVCHFKKQSEICNYSYANTILAVKLNRERLIVCLEESLYIHNIQDMKVVHTIRDTPCNPQGLCALSSSSEHCYLAYPGSVTAGEVQIFDAINLHAKTMIPAHDTPLAALAFSPSGTEIATASERGTVIRVFSSQDGSRLFELRRGLKRCVSIVSLSFSTCAEYLVSSSNTETVHIFRLDRSATETAEGHGSKQSSDDWMGYSFFRFLSKTVTSYLPTQVTDVFSQGRAFASVTLPEAGVRRMCAITTIQKQLRLLIASQDGYLYVYSIPTVEGAECQLIKRHDLRLEDHYAMDIKGLNSGVSIGGAAGVPPSSAGAAGAGTGGSGGDGKSAVSVTGGVDKPSSSYASAVKGDDPVGPSSA
- the LOC117139176 gene encoding WD repeat domain phosphoinositide-interacting protein 2 isoform X2, which gives rise to MMSLLGRTDVDAGEVFVNFNQNITSLAVATSGGYSLYSLGSVDSTLDKIYHTKSDELFLIERLFESSLVAIVSQRAPRKLKVCHFKKQSEICNYSYANTILAVKLNRERLIVCLEESLYIHNIQDMKVVHTIRDTPCNPQGLCALSSSSEHCYLAYPGSVTAGEVQIFDAINLHAKTMIPAHDTPLAALAFSPSGTEIATASERGTVIRVFSSQDGSRLFELRRGLKRCVSIVSLSFSTCAEYLVSSSNTETVHIFRLDRSATETAEGHGSKQSSDDWMGFLSKTVTSYLPTQVTDVFSQGRAFASVTLPEAGVRRMCAITTIQKQLRLLIASQDGYLYVYSIPTVEGAECQLIKRHDLRLEDHYAMDIKVDSPQTLGLNSGVSIGGAAGVPPSSAGAAGAGTGGSGGDGKSAVSVTGGVDKPSSSYASAVKGDDPVGPSSA
- the LOC117139176 gene encoding WD repeat domain phosphoinositide-interacting protein 2 isoform X5 yields the protein MMSLLGRTDVDAGEVFVNFNQNITSLAVATSGGYSLYSLGSVDSTLDKIYHTKSDELFLIERLFESSLVAIVSQRAPRKLKVCHFKKQSEICNYSYANTILAVKLNRERLIVCLEESLYIHNIQDMKVVHTIRDTPCNPQGLCALSSSSEHCYLAYPGSVTAGEVQIFDAINLHAKTMIPAHDTPLAALAFSPSGTEIATASERGTVIRVFSSQDGSRLFELRRGLKRCVSIVSLSFSTCAEYLVSSSNTETVHIFRLDRSATETAEGHGSKQSSDDWMGYSFFRFLSKTVTSYLPTQVTDVFSQGRAFASVTLPEAGVRRMCAITTIQKQLRLLIASQDGYLYVYSIPTVEGAECQLIKRHDLRLEDHYAMDIKGA
- the LOC117139176 gene encoding WD repeat domain phosphoinositide-interacting protein 2 isoform X1, giving the protein MMSLLGRTDVDAGEVFVNFNQNITSLAVATSGGYSLYSLGSVDSTLDKIYHTKSDELFLIERLFESSLVAIVSQRAPRKLKVCHFKKQSEICNYSYANTILAVKLNRERLIVCLEESLYIHNIQDMKVVHTIRDTPCNPQGLCALSSSSEHCYLAYPGSVTAGEVQIFDAINLHAKTMIPAHDTPLAALAFSPSGTEIATASERGTVIRVFSSQDGSRLFELRRGLKRCVSIVSLSFSTCAEYLVSSSNTETVHIFRLDRSATETAEGHGSKQSSDDWMGYSFFRFLSKTVTSYLPTQVTDVFSQGRAFASVTLPEAGVRRMCAITTIQKQLRLLIASQDGYLYVYSIPTVEGAECQLIKRHDLRLEDHYAMDIKVDSPQTLGLNSGVSIGGAAGVPPSSAGAAGAGTGGSGGDGKSAVSVTGGVDKPSSSYASAVKGDDPVGPSSA
- the LOC117139176 gene encoding WD repeat domain phosphoinositide-interacting protein 2 isoform X4, translated to MMSLLGRTDVDAGEVFVNFNQNITSLAVATSGGYSLYSLGSVDSTLDKIYHTKSDELFLIERLFESSLVAIVSQRAPRKLKVCHFKKQSEICNYSYANTILAVKLNRERLIVCLEESLYIHNIQDMKVVHTIRDTPCNPQGLCALSSSSEHCYLAYPGSVTAGEVQIFDAINLHAKTMIPAHDTPLAALAFSPSGTEIATASERGTVIRVFSSQDGSRLFELRRGLKRCVSIVSLSFSTCAEYLVSSSNTETVHIFRLDRSATETAEGHGSKQSSDDWMGFLSKTVTSYLPTQVTDVFSQGRAFASVTLPEAGVRRMCAITTIQKQLRLLIASQDGYLYVYSIPTVEGAECQLIKRHDLRLEDHYAMDIKGLNSGVSIGGAAGVPPSSAGAAGAGTGGSGGDGKSAVSVTGGVDKPSSSYASAVKGDDPVGPSSA